The window GCATTATTGACAGATATAAACTTTCACCGAAGAAATGGAGTTGAGCATACAAAAggtgaaaaataaaagaagaaccGAATAAACCAGACATACTAACCcaatatattttaacaaaagTAACACTCAAAAGATTAAAATATACAGTATCAATCTGAAATTCACCAGAGATGAATCCgaataattgaataaaaataaaaattccgTATCGCTTTCTGAGGAAGATAAGAGTGATAGAAAATAGagtctttataaaaaaaatgatgatattcATTTAACATCAAACTGCGTCAGAGGTTTGATTTAACTTGTGTTCAACGTAAATTCATAAAGCactagttttataaaaaaaatctcatgtatattttttatattttgtaattgacatatagaatataatatattatattataatatagatatttgataataattttttactaGGTGTCTTGCCTGCATATGCGGGCTTAATcgtttaacaaatatttattagtttattttttattaattcaaaaaccatcataataacttattatttatgttttcaaaaaaattgttttatagtttaattaaaatttattaaagataacattgactttaaccactgaatttattataattgttttatagtttatttttaaattttataattgaaaaatatgttttatgataacaacacaatatataagacttatcttattttttaaaaagttaatattattaataaaaattcgtttttggttatataattaattatatataaaattcattaagggtattatagatattaaccgttctaacttttaacgtgagagttcgattccaaaaatttacttcgcaaataatagtatagatctgTACAtagtattatattaaattttttataagttgATGCAATTTGATGTCCATCTCAGATATCATAACACATCAAAAATTCGGTTGAACCCGTTTTAAATTTGGATccaattttatatcaaaaatttgaaaactttTAAACAGTCATTGATAAAAACTTGGTGGCATGAATATGAAATGATTGTAAAGTGGAGAAAACCTTAAAAATTCACTTTAAAACAAGAATCCATTCAGATCTTATGCGGATTCAATTTTGTTCGAATTTACTTTTCATTGGATTGGATTTCCGGACTCTGATTTTTTTCTCACCCCTAtataatattatcaaataaaatatatttatttattaatgatGGAAGCATATTCATAGATTATAACCATCTGTCTTATTTAttcaacataaaatatatataaaaattcgatTGGAATATAACTACTCCAATAACCAGCCTTCTAATCCACTTTGGTATCTTCTGAGAATTGAACATCACATCCCTGTGGAAACATAAGCATATAGCTTCGAGTTACGGTTGTCTCTACCTTCATTGACCACCTGCAAGCCATAGGTATATATGTAAGTGAAGACTTTAATTTTAGTGGAAAATGAATTGAATTATTCATTAGGTGATAGAACAAAATAAAACCTGTATCTACACAAATTGTGGATGAAAATGGCCATGAGCAGCTTAGCAAAGTAAGCCCCTACACAGAGTCTCGGACCAGCGCCAAAGGGGACGTAATTCTTGGATACCAAAGCACTAAGGTCTTTACCCTGtgagtttttttaatagatgtTAAATGTTTATGGACTTGACTAGTGGAATAAAGAGTATAACGTAACAGATGAAGACCAAAATTAAATCACCTTCCAGCGCCATGGATTAAATACAAAAGGGTCCTCATACTTTTCTGGGTTAAAATGGACATTAGGATATCCCATGAAGGTCCAACCCGCCGGAATAGTATAATCACCGACTTGGATATCATGATCAGGTTTTCTAAGCACTACAGGCACCGTCGTTGTGATCCTAAGAGACTCATTGATCACCTGAAACATAACACCATGCTTGTGTGAGCTACTAGGATATGTCAATACATGATGAAGCAAAATGGTAGATATTCTGTATATATGATTTGTGCAATGTCGTTGATTTTTGCAAGTACAAACCATATGGGTGAAAGTCATGGATTTGTAGTCTTCCCATGTTAAGGCAGCATCCTTCTCAGTCCTATCTCCGACTATTCTCGCATGCTCTCTCTGTAACTCTTGCATGACTCTAGGCTTTTCGCTTATGAGCTTTACTGTCGCAGCAAGAATACGTGGCGTTGTTTCGTTAGCAATCAGGAAAAATGTATAAATGTAATTGATCGCATTCTCCACGCTCATCTTTTCTTTTCCTCTTTCGTTTTCTCCAAATATGATTTTGAAGAACTCCCCAAACTCCTCTCCTGATGCTCTCTTCTTCAACACTACCTCCTTTAGCAAATTCATCATTCTCTTTCTTGCCTGCACGAGAAATATCACTATATCACGACCTCTATCGTTTTAAAAAGGAGCTAATACATAAATAAGGCTAGcaagatttttgaaaataattactTTCATCATATCATAGACACCCATCCCAGGAATTTTGAAAGGGAAGCGAAACCAGCCACTCGGAAATTTTCTCCAGCAAATTGCGAGTTCTTTCGCCGTCTCTGGATCCATGTCGCCCATAACTTTCTTTGCAAGGCATTCAATTAATATCTGTAACGATTGATAAGATGAAGACTTTTGAGATAGT of the Brassica rapa cultivar Chiifu-401-42 chromosome A03, CAAS_Brap_v3.01, whole genome shotgun sequence genome contains:
- the LOC103858716 gene encoding cytochrome P450 708A2, which encodes MLNVFELWIVIVSLLVLKLCHWIYQWRNPKCNGKLLPGSMGFPIIGETFEFMKPHDVLQFPSFVKKRVIRHGPVFRTSLFGSKVIISMDNELNMEIAKTNRTIGVPKSITRLFGDNNLFVQSIESHKHVRSLTFQLLGPQGLKLRVIEDIDLLARKHMEEGARNGFLNVKEAASKILIECLAKKVMGDMDPETAKELAICWRKFPSGWFRFPFKIPGMGVYDMMKARKRMMNLLKEVVLKKRASGEEFGEFFKIIFGENERGKEKMSVENAINYIYTFFLIANETTPRILAATVKLISEKPRVMQELQREHARIVGDRTEKDAALTWEDYKSMTFTHMVINESLRITTTVPVVLRKPDHDIQVGDYTIPAGWTFMGYPNVHFNPEKYEDPFVFNPWRWKGKDLSALVSKNYVPFGAGPRLCVGAYFAKLLMAIFIHNLCRYRWSMKVETTVTRSYMLMFPQGCDVQFSEDTKVD